GCGAAGTCTGCGGTCTCGACTATTCTTTCGCGGACCCGGCGGACGGTCCGGCCTTCTTCGTCATCTGTTTCGCCTGTGTGCCAAGCGTGCTTCTCGGCGTCTGGCTTGAGGTTCAATACAGCGCTCCGCTCTGGGTGCACTTGCTGGTCACCGGCCCGTTCATGCTGCTGACATGTATTCCACCGCTCCGACCCTTGAAGGGATGGCTTGTCTCAAGCCAGTTCTTCTACAAGGCCGAGGAAGGCAAGGTCGTCAGGCGCGGCGTGGAGGCGCCGGTTGCGACAACACAGTAGCACTGCCCGGACCGCACCTCCCCGCGTGAACATCGGTCGCCGATGGTGCGGCGACCGTCGTCAGGGGGCATAGCGCCTGAATCAGGCGGCAGAGCCCGCCCGCGTCAGCCAAGAAGGTCGGTCACTTGTTCGAAAGAGGGCGGCACGGGTCGAGCGCAACCTTCGCCTTGGCATCCGCCTTACGGTCGCGCCAAGTCCACGGGCTGAACGTGTCCCAATCGGCCAACGGTAACTGCTTCGTCACCGCGTAGAGACAAACAGGTCTCCTCGGCGCGGTTGGTGAGGGGCGACTTGCACGGTTTTGTCCGCAAGTCCTGCCAGCGCGGGCTCCTCACTGTTCTACTTCGCATGGCAAATGTACCC
The nucleotide sequence above comes from Ensifer adhaerens. Encoded proteins:
- a CDS encoding DUF983 domain-containing protein, with the translated sequence MSSDHEWPPIPPMQTGLRGRCPRCGQGHLFEGFLKMRKECEVCGLDYSFADPADGPAFFVICFACVPSVLLGVWLEVQYSAPLWVHLLVTGPFMLLTCIPPLRPLKGWLVSSQFFYKAEEGKVVRRGVEAPVATTQ